The DNA region ccttatttttttatttataataattataatttatatactattaACGACTTTATAATCCggtactataaaaataatatttttctttttttattcccttattacttttacgtCTTTTAACcccttaatattaattatttttttaatataaaaaaagcgtataaaaggtttataattataaacgatatttttattaattatatatttaacggTAAGGTTGACTTAGTTCGGCTATATAATTTTATCCGTAAATAGGGTtttaagaaaaataatattattagcgGTTAGCGTAAAATAGgattatagtttatatataggCGTAAACCGCTTTTTTTAAGCTAGGTAGTAATCCCTATAGTAccttttaatctttttttaaaaatatttactttttataccGTAAGGGATTTTTAAGTAACTAAAAAGGTTAGGGACTTATTTAAGAACTATATACCGGCCGGAAAACGGTTTACGGTAaaaacttttattaatattatatttatattaaaatttaaagtatttatttataaaacTAATACGGTAAAGTACTAATAGAACGCTTAGAAGGCTTAggaagtaagaaaaaagcgTAAGTTAAATAGAAAAGACTTAAATTCTAAATTTATAAGGCTTTATAATTTAGAAAAGGCctatattaaagggagggtagtggaggaagaagtggtAGTTAAGGAGGATATAGAGTAGCTAGAGCTAGCCCAGCCTGTGCGGCGCAGCGCACGTCATCGGGTTCAAACCAGACGTAAGCGAGAAGCAGATGTAATGTCTGACTCTGATAGTGATTGAGCTATATTTTGGTATAACTTCCATAGAAATTGACCCAATATTAGTTTTGTTGTGGCCAGTGTgagcattcaggggtaatctcaacaaggttgtgtggctggtgtggtggtggtggaccagaTCCACATGTGGTccatttcctggtcatccaacctaaTAAATGCCTAAAGAAATGAAGAGGTATTACTCTTAAGAGAGCCAGAGCGCTGGTAGCGAAGGTGATGAGGGAAATTATCTTGTAAACCGTGAGGTGTCAGGTTGTCTGTGAAACTTTTATTGTTTTTGGTGAAAATGGGAAACTCAGTCCAGAACGTCGAAGATGTACATTGCTACCTGAAGCCCACCAAGGATCTGGCTGGAGCACCCGATGATGGCCTCTGCCCACTGCCAACTTTCTGGTAGGTATAGCATCCATTATCTGCCAGCTCTCGAAGAAAGTCTCCACCTAAGGCAACATGTGTAGGGCTCGTGATCCCTTCTGTTTAGATAATGACGTGCAACTTGCTCGTTGAGGCTAATATCTTGTTGAatcaagaagcaggagcaTGCTAAGTGGCGGAAACCCGTTTTTTGTTCTTGATAAGCAAACTCCACGGTATACAGGTAAGAGGTTAGGCGTAGCTCCTCTTTCGTCGGTGTGCCTCCTGTGGACTTTAACTAACATCTCAAAACACTAACCTCGTTCCCAAACCAAGGCTATCAAACTCTCGTTTGTGAGCTGTGTATCTTAAATACCTTGGTCATAATCTGCGGGAGGACATGGGTTAACCCAAGGGCTCGTGTCGCAATATTCTAACTTACGGCGCTAAGTAATGTCTAATCGGGTCGTACTTGCCTTACCGGCAGTAACTTTGGGTGcttccaccttctccccaaGCGCCTTCCTTCCTGCCTTAGGCCTTGATAACAACTGTGAATTCACAAGGAAGGTACAAGACGGTTCTAAACCTTCCTTCACTTTTGGTTTCAATACAACATGGTTATCACTCAGCAAAGTCAGAGAAACCCATTCCCATAAAAGACAATTTATTAGTTCCCCCCAATATCTAGATGCTCTTCGCAATACTTTAACACTGAGAAATGCTCTTTGCGGACGATGACTTCCCACTTATCATCGTAATCGACATGCCGTCTCATCACGTTGACATTGACTAAAACCCACGTTAGTCGAATCCGCTTCTAACCCCAGCCAAAGTCGGTAACAACACAGAGAACTTACCGTTAAACCAGCATTTATAGGTTATATCACGGGCAGCATCGGCAATGTCATTCCACTCAAGCTCCTTCTCAACGTCATTCTACACCTCACATGTCAGAAACCAGCCAAACAAAACCCTTCCATAGGAACCCACCTTGTTGCACCAGATAATGGTGGAATTCCACGAGCAGCTCACACGGCCGCAGTTGTCGGGCCCAGCTCCGTCTTCGCCGTGCCAGGAACTTTACGGAGGTATTGAATCCCGTCCCTGATGGCGCCTCTGTTAGCCCAGCCTTCATGGTCAGGACGGCAGTTGAAGGTGCCATTTTGAAGAggctcctcatcatctctaTCGCCATCAGAGGGGTGAGGGTCCCTCGCCATGAAGGTAGCGTTCCACCCGGGATAGTCAGTATCCATCTTGGCAACGGTATTTTCGATAGTGCCGGTGATGGTTATGGTAGCGCTGTTGGGGTCGTTAAGGTtaatggggaggtggaggcgtgGGCGACCTGATTGCCATGTTAGCATGGTTTTTGATAGAATGAAGGGTGCATACTCCAAGGAGCGCCAGGGCgctggcggcgaggatgttAAAGGAGAGCATCTCGTGATataggttggatgacatGGAAATGGGCCACCCACGGTAATGGACCACGCCACGCccccacaccagccacacaaccttgATGAGATTACCCCTAAATGCTTACACTCcccacaacaagaccaatATTGGGTCAATTTCTATGGGAGTTATACCAAAACGAAGCTCAATCACTAGTCTGAATCAGACATTTCGTCTGCTTCCCTCTTGCGCCGAGTTTGAACCCGATGACGTGCGCTGCGCCGCACAGGCTCGGCTGGCACCGGCTGCTCCATATCCTCTTTGGGCACCGtttcttccaccaccaccctcccttcaaTTTGGGCCTCTTCCAGTTCACAGAGCTTTATAAACTTGGAATTCgaattttttctatttaacTTGCGCCTTTTCCTTGCTTTTTAGGCCTTATAGGCATTCTGTTACTACTTTATCGCATTAGCTTTATAGATCGATATCTCTAATcttaaagtaaaatatagtACTAATAAGATTCCTTACGTTAAAACGTTTTCCCGCCTCTATAGCGTTGTTGAGTAGGTTTTTGACCTCTCTGGCTACCAGGGAGTTTCCTACGGTACGGAAAGTAGGTAGTATAGAAGAGAGATCTAACGGTACCGCAGGAACTACTACTTAGTTTAAAGAGAGTAGTTTACGCTTACGTATAAGCTATAAGCCTATTTTACGCTAACCGCCGGtaatattttctttccttaaGCTTTACTTGCAGGTAAagtattaaaatatagcttttatttatagattttacAATATATTTAAGCCCTGTATATTACAAGGCCTTAGAGGCAATATAATAGCTTaaatcagcagtgtttagaGACTATAGTTACCGGAACggaagctcggcctccggaagcaatccgaggtcccggaaaGCTAAACGCTAAGGCCGGTATATTACAGACCAACTATATAGTAAGGCAGGATAGAGACTGCAGCCGGCCGTGGTAGCTAATTAGGTGGAAGGAAACGACGGACCTGTAGGATAGTAGGGCGCTTACTTTTAGCAGAAGTAAGCCGGCTTACCTAGCTTACTAGTAAGCGTAGTAAGCTAGTGTAGGGCTAGTGACCTAAAAAAGTCACTAGCTGCGAAAATAAAGCTAAATTAGctagaaaataataaataaattagtattatagttggTTATTATtggttaaaaggaaaatagtaAATAAATTTATCCCTAAGAATAAACCGATGTAGGTCTAGGAAAACCTAGGCCCTTTAGTGCCCCATACCCCCCCACAGACAGCACACCGCCGTCCAAAATAAAGCTATCGCTAATATCCTTAAAAGCCTAATATACACCTAGATTCtttttacttcctttaactCCTTTGCCCAATGCCCTAGTAGCCTTTTTcctatataaatatacgtttTCCTATATATCTTAACCCGGAAAATCTCGTATTTttaatagctatataaacTTTACGTACTTCTCcctttataatacctttataaATCTATTCGCTAGTATCTTTAACCTAGAGATATATTAGATACTAAATCTTCcttcttttatttatttacttacttaCTTATACCGTATATCGATATACCGGGTCCTAGCGATATTCTAAAAGTTTAGAACTATAATTTCGGCGTTTTTGCTATCggtatatagtatatataGCCTTAGCTATAGTACACTATAGTCTtctaatatctttaatacttactataataaataccttataaGCGTTAAGTTAGTAAACTTTACCTCCGTCGTACTTAGGGCGACGAAGGTCTGcttcttacttttctataATACTAGCCTACTAGCTACGAAGATAACGTGGCCGCTAGtaaaatatctttaaagTAAGATATCCGCGTATAAGGTATCTGCGAATCCtataagctttatatttttcACCGAGAACTCGGAGCCTcctaatataatatataattttttaatGGCACTTAAATACCgaaaaaagtattttattaactttaagTAACGTAGTAAGGGCCTAAAATTACTTCTATAAAGGCGGTTAACGGTAAAAGTAATATCGGGCCGAGTGCCGGTAGAAAGCTAGTTTAACGTACCGGtcttttaaatatacttttttatttccGCAGTTATTTtttcctacgtaaaaggAAGTTCTAGCTTAGCTAGCTACGGCGTAGCTACGCCGGCTATATCCTTATAGCCGAATTTCTTAAGTAAGGCGTCGATATAGGTTACTTAAGATAGGTAAACTTACCTTTTCTCGCGGTTCCTCACGATattaaaacctaaaaacctttttaGCTCGCCTAATTTTTTAATACTATACTTACTCTTTAGCCCGGTAgtaatatctttaataatttttattgTAGGCGCTAATATAAGTAAGTTATTTACGTATAGGACTACCAGAGTACCTATCTCTTTATAACGGAATAGGTAGAGGTTTAATAAGAGGGTATCAAAGCCtaatttaactattataGGTTTTACTGTTTCGTACTAATAAATAAGTAATTTCCTTAAGCTATATAATGCCCTCTTAAGCCGGTATACTTTGCTTAGTAACTTCGCTAGGCTATCTAGTAGTCGTACGTAGTACTATACGGTATTAGGGATTTTAGCGTTAAGAAATACTATCCTAAAGTCGTATTAAAGGTACTCCTAATcctttacggctataatagcttaaaagtatttaattactacGCTACTTACTACGGTAGTATAGACGTCCTGCGTGGCCTAGGAGTCCCTattaaaattactatatattacCTACCTCGCCTTAGCCTTTACCTTACCCGTATAAAGGTTTATCTTTTTATcgtatatttatttactcggtaaaatattatacCCTTTTagcgtattaattaattcGTAAACGTTCTTTTCTAATAGGCCGGCGTCCTGCTCCTTTATAGTAGGTAGCTAATACTTATAGTAGTTTTCGAGCTTCCTTACTTACCGGTAATTTCTAGGTATATAGGACTTATTAATAGTTTATAGAAGGTAGTCGACTTTAACCGTAGTTAGGGCGTAGGctattactttatatagtCGTAGGTTATTGAgatatactataaaaaagctttaaTAAGGGTACTTGCTTTACTATAGCTTTTTATAAAAGCTTAGgctttaattttttattattattttacgagGCTGCTCTTAAGCCGGCGGAAAAGCTACGGCTTCCTCTATATAGCTTATATTAAGCTTAAAATCGTCGTTAAAGTCCTCGGCTAGGCTATCCGTACCTGAATCTAATAGCCTGTTATCGGCTTAATTATTACTAGACTTCCCTATAgctttaccttccttttCCCCTATTAGCTTTATAGGGGAGGTAAGCTTTCTTATAGTAGGAAAGTTAGTAGTATAGGGCGCTTAGTTATAGTTTAGTAGGATAGGTACTTCGGACCGtatatcctttaccttttcgGCGTCGAAAAGGTTTTTTACGTCTAAAGCCCTAGATAGTAGAGGTAGTGTTGGTAATAGTATAGCTTTTAGAGTAGGTAAAATAGTTTACTTAAGGTCTTTAGCCTttcctattttaattattaaagtactttACTATAGAGCGGGCTCCGGTATAGTAATAGGTTTATTATCGAAGGTAACCTTTCTCCTTAAGGATACCGTTTTATTAATAAcggtattttttttttcggctataatactattagtAAAAACtactttatacttaatatctttatacTCGTTATCGTTAGGCTTATAAAAATCGCCTTCGTTAAACTTTACGGTATTAACCTTTACAATTTTATTAGTAACTAAGTTCTAGATCTAatatattttactatatatatttatatagctaataaactttcttttctttattttagcGGTAAACTTATCCGAATTAGCCCGGTAAGCCGGCTTAATATAGTAATACGCGTTATAAAAGTACGAGCGtaagtattaaatatatgGCTTCCGCTCGCCCTCGGGTATATTAAGCCTTATAGTATATTTCTCGTAAGTATTAATTTCTCCCTCGTTAACCCTCGAAGGTAATAAGTTACCTACGTAAACTatagactatataataaatagaaataacttttttaGTACCTTATAGGCTAGTATAATAGCCCTAGTGCGGTTAAGTATAGTCCTCGCGGCCCTCTTTACCTTTCTATTTATCTACGGTAAATAAAGAACGGTTTTAAGGATAGTAATACCTTTTTAGTCGGCCTAGGCGGCTAAACGGCTATCGTTAAAGGTCTTAAAGCCCTAAGTAAATTCCGTACTATCGTTAAGgctaataatattaatcttATATCCGGTTTAGCGCGCGATTTTCGTCTCGAAATCCTTAACTTTATCGaatatttactttttctttactataaagttaatCCACTTATAGCTactctatatatttacgtaGTAGATAGAGTAtttataacctaaatatctAGGGTTTTTATAGGTAACGACGTTAATACGGATAAAATCGAACGGATTATTAATTTACGTAGAGGTCGATAAacctatttaatttattatcTTTACTATTACGTAAAACTCGTAGAAAAAGTTATTGCCGacgaatttaatatttacttgCGTATAAACCTTATAAATATTAGCTTTATTAGTATATATTAGGCGGCGATATATTATccggtaattaataaatactaTTACGGCTTTAATAGGAgtctttattaaaaatactttactGAAATTAGCGCCGGGCGTcgtatttatttaatatatattattatttctaattaacttatatattatttagttagtACCTTTAAGGACTAAGTTATAGCTTTTTTAGTCCtaaaaaatacctttatcGAGTAGTTTATCCGCCGATATTAAATTAACGGGCGCCTATAAATAGTATACCGCTTCTTTAAGCTTTAGAGTAACgacttaattacttaaaagGGTAGATTTTAGCGCTACGGCTCCCTAGTagctatactttataatattttttaacgACGAAAgaaaccttttttttttccttttaggtaataaataaagcttagtaaattactttagtttattaaataCGAAATTCGCGTATCCGGAATCGTAATATACGTAGTCTTTAAATACCTCGACGGCCTATTAGACTTTAAGGGTATTTACTAACGAAAGTACTACCTTTAGGAGCCGAAACGAAAATCCGATTAATTATcgttatagtaaataaaaagcgatatattaataaagttattaaatagtattaaggTACTATAGGTAAGTCGGTCCCTCAAagatttaatattaataacgcTATTAGTATAGCCTTAAAGAGTCCCTATTAACGAGCTAGTACTTTACCGCCTTTTTTACTTATCCGTTTATACTTTTTCCCTATACTCCTAATCCTTTAAAGCCTTATTAAAGTTACACTATTAATAGGCCTTACCTTTCGGGTAGTAACGACTATAGCCTATATAGTGCTAATTGCTTTTCCTTAAGCCTTTAGTATAATAGTCGTACTTTTTCGTCGaggttaataatatagtaagtaagGGTATAGTCGCGGCCGGGGCTTTAGTAGTCTcgataataattttaaagtaaacCGGCGTAGTTTCCTCCGTAACGGCTTTAGCGCTATACTCCTAGTAAAGAAGCGACTAGGTTATAATAccgttttttattttctttattagCCGGTCGTATAAATCGGAGTACGTGGTTTTAATGCCGTTTAAGGTAGTTTAGAGGTAAGCTACGTAGCCGATCTTAATTTCTATCGTATTAAGACGACGGCGAAAAACCTTAAGCTAGCTAAAATAGATTTAGAATAAAGCGAAGTTAATAcgtttaaaagtaaaatacttttctAAAAATATACTAGCGATATCGAAAGTACCGCGCTATAGGGCttaaataattttttaatatagaCTATAGATATTAATACCGTCGGCCTTTTAACCGAAGTTAAAAATTCGTTATCGGATCTCGGGCTTTTTAACGGAAACTAttattaggttttaaatATCTAGGTTATTAGTACATTATTATTCGAAAGTAGGTATCCTTTCTTTTACTAAtagctatatattagccttaaTATAGTCCTTTaaactatagtatataaaGGACTAAGTTAACTAAAATTCTTAGCCGGAAAGATCGGTCTTTAAATTTAGAGCCAATAAGGTTTAAAAGGTTCGTTACTTAATTATAGCGATAGTATTAGTATTCTCTATAGCTTTTATAAGCTCTAAAAGCTaggctatagtaatattagTATTAactattttaaaaaaaaacctaattaaaaggaagtcgtaaaaaaatattataaaaaagacTTAAAGAAAGGCGTTACCTAACTTTATAGTCGCTAATAGTAAATTAAATTAACTTAAGTAAAGGGCAAGATACTTACTCCGCTATCGGTCTCCTAATAAGGCAGGATAGAGTTCTTGACTACTATCGGAAAATAGTAATTTCCTAGCTAAAAGGTTATAGAAATAGTAGAACTAAGGAAACTTAGTTAGGAGAAAGTTAGCGCCGTAAACTATACTTTTATCGGTAAAGGGTAGTCGGTCGCTTTAACTTTTCgttaaaataaaagttaGGATTAAAACTAAGCTTCCGTTAATTAGAAAGTTAGTTAACTCTCTTAACGCCTCTAAAATCGCCGttaaaaagtttaattatataatattagcCTAATAAGGGTCGAAAAGTCGTAAGGTCCGGTATAGTATTTAGCCTTACGAGGTTAGGTTATCGACGAAGGCGTCGACTTTAATTCGCTTAGTAATTTAAGCGTTAAAAGAGCTTATAACCTGTAAGGCTAGTAacttaaaaaagttattagCTACGAAAATAAAGCTAAATTAGCTAGAAAATAGTAAACaaattagtattatagttagttattattagttaaaaggaaaatagtaAGTAAATCTATCTCTAAAAGCAAACTGGTATaggtctgggaaaacctAGGCCCTTTAGTGCCCTATAGCTAGGACGGATTACTAAGCTCGCTAATAAGCGTAGTAAGCTAGGTACGGAAGTACCTAAAGGAcagaggtctatatatacggaggaactggctagtgtagatagatagttccgcaatatataatataagttataatcgttagtattagactattataattaagataagctattattatatactatttagctataccgaactaggattatttagaagtgcctttaaccagtatcccttttagaggttctggatagagaTTCGTTATACGGTGCCCTACAGTAGTTAAACAGTAGCGCAACGTAGCCTGTAACGTGGCTCTtaaccttatatttagttagcgTATTTACTAGGCGTTTAGGCCCGGAAACGCGCGTTTAGGCCCGGAAACGAAGTTACTTTTGAAAAGCAAGTAAAGCACCGATAGCCTATAAAACCTTTGCCTTATACCCTATctactatagtattttttagtctataaagtttaattaatatattagtttactatacttattagtGCCTTACAAgcctatattatagtaattctcttttatatattatagggcgcCGCCCTTATAATTCTCCTTCTTTTAGTGCCACGGCAACTATCGAATGCTGCAATTAAAGTCTTTTTCGCTCTTAATATACTACGCTAATAGCTAtttaagcttatatttataggctttaatagcacctattttaatagagtatattaaaatagtaagaaaatatataaaccaactataatactttaaatatacctttaatagggtctctaaataaatatacctacgtgacagtagctcgctcaTAAGCCGCACTCCACAtaaaacaaagaaaaaactctataggctcgcaagctacataataagcacttaatcggcctaattagagagccagaattgcctacacgcgtgcaaggcacaaaagtataaaggaataaaagtcgatgttttgtctaaaataaaatattcgaagtaaaccgcttatatatataacctctAAACCCTTAAATCCCCCGAGAGCTTCACTTCCTTACGCAAAtccttaggcct from Podospora pseudopauciseta strain CBS 411.78 chromosome 6, whole genome shotgun sequence includes:
- a CDS encoding hypothetical protein (COG:S; EggNog:ENOG503PEV2), which translates into the protein MLTWQSGRPRLHLPINLNDPNSATITITGTIENTVAKMDTDYPGWNATFMARDPHPSDGDRDDEEPLQNGTFNCRPDHEGWANRGAIRDGIQYLRKVPGTAKTELGPTTAANDVEKELEWNDIADAARDITYKCWFNVNVNVMRRHVDYDDKWEVIVRKEHFSVLKYCEEHLDIGGN